A genomic stretch from Pseudomonas mendocina includes:
- a CDS encoding HAD-IA family hydrolase produces MSIQLITFDLDDTLWDVAPAIEAAEIVLRDWLATYAPRLGALPFEDYWKIRSALLAEDPGLKHRISELRRRALAHALHSAGYAASQAQTLAEEAFETFLEARNRVELYSDARPTLHSLAQDFQLGVITNGNADVHRIGIADYFQFALNAEELGIGKPDPIPFQEALKRAGSSAELAVHIGDHPTDDIAGAQGAGLRAIWFNPQGKTWEADYQPDAEIRSLSQLPELLKRWS; encoded by the coding sequence ATGAGTATTCAACTGATCACCTTCGATCTGGACGACACGCTGTGGGATGTTGCCCCCGCCATTGAGGCGGCCGAAATCGTCTTGCGTGACTGGCTGGCCACCTATGCACCTCGGCTGGGTGCGTTGCCATTCGAAGACTACTGGAAGATTCGCAGCGCCCTATTAGCCGAAGACCCCGGCCTCAAGCACCGCATCAGTGAACTGCGCCGCCGCGCCTTAGCCCACGCCCTGCACAGCGCTGGCTACGCAGCCTCACAAGCGCAAACCTTGGCCGAAGAGGCCTTTGAAACGTTCTTGGAGGCCCGCAACCGGGTCGAGTTGTACAGCGATGCACGGCCCACGCTGCACAGCCTGGCACAGGACTTTCAACTGGGGGTTATCACCAATGGCAATGCGGATGTACACCGCATCGGCATCGCAGACTATTTTCAATTTGCCTTAAACGCTGAAGAGCTGGGCATCGGCAAACCCGATCCTATTCCCTTCCAAGAGGCCCTTAAGCGCGCAGGCAGCAGCGCCGAGCTGGCCGTGCATATCGGCGACCACCCAACCGACGACATCGCCGGTGCTCAGGGCGCCGGACTACGTGCCATCTGGTTCAACCCACAGGGCAAAACCTGGGAAGCCGACTATCAGCCTGACGCCGAAATCCGCAGCCTCTCGCAACTCCCAGAGCTGCTCAAGCGCTGGAGCTAA
- the sutA gene encoding transcriptional regulator SutA, producing MSDEDLEHDELDGADEDEGEELAAADDVDGADDIEGDDEIAPAAKSKKAKAVVDVDELPSIEAKQKDRDALARAMEEFLARGGKVQEVEPNVVADPPKKPDSKYGSRPI from the coding sequence ATGAGCGACGAAGATCTGGAACACGACGAGTTAGACGGCGCTGACGAAGACGAAGGCGAAGAACTGGCCGCGGCTGATGATGTTGATGGTGCTGATGACATCGAGGGTGATGACGAGATCGCACCGGCGGCCAAAAGCAAGAAGGCCAAGGCTGTTGTCGATGTAGACGAGTTGCCGAGCATCGAGGCCAAGCAGAAGGATCGTGATGCGCTGGCGCGCGCGATGGAGGAGTTTCTGGCCCGTGGCGGTAAGGTTCAGGAGGTTGAGCCGAACGTCGTGGCTGATCCGCCCAAGAAGCCAGACAGCAAATACGGCAGCCGCCCTATCTAA
- a CDS encoding class I SAM-dependent methyltransferase has protein sequence MTPANLKTLQEHLLNALTPAPTETRRLFHGRGRCWPGLEQITVDWLQGVLLVTLFKPVSDEVLDALRAMLLDLSNSEAWQTSQGHSLLVQLRYLPESPSEWLLGEPQDHWDICEHGLSYRLDLGKKQNSGLFLDMRLGRQWVQQQSAGKRVLNLFAYTCGFSVAALAGGAQQVINLDMAKAALARGRDNHRLNHHDLSKVSFLGHDLFNSWGKLRKSGPYDLIIIDPPSFQRGSFVLSKDYPKVLRRLPELLSENGTVLACSNDPEIGPEYLINAMNEQAPQLKFIERLENPPEFPDSNPDSALKALVFRRGRSS, from the coding sequence ATGACACCAGCTAACCTCAAGACCCTGCAAGAGCACCTACTAAACGCTCTCACCCCTGCCCCAACCGAAACCCGCCGCCTCTTTCACGGCCGGGGGCGCTGCTGGCCAGGGCTGGAACAGATCACAGTGGACTGGTTACAAGGCGTGCTGCTGGTAACGCTGTTCAAACCTGTGAGTGATGAGGTACTGGACGCACTACGCGCCATGCTGCTTGACTTGAGCAACAGTGAGGCCTGGCAAACCAGCCAAGGGCACAGCCTGCTTGTGCAACTGCGCTACCTGCCGGAGAGCCCAAGCGAGTGGTTGCTGGGCGAGCCGCAGGACCACTGGGACATCTGCGAACACGGCTTGAGCTACCGCCTTGATCTGGGCAAAAAGCAGAACAGCGGCTTGTTTCTGGACATGCGCCTGGGCCGCCAATGGGTGCAACAGCAGTCTGCCGGTAAACGGGTGCTCAACCTGTTTGCTTACACCTGCGGCTTCTCCGTAGCAGCCCTTGCAGGCGGAGCTCAGCAGGTGATCAATCTGGACATGGCCAAAGCAGCGCTGGCCCGTGGCCGTGATAATCACCGACTGAACCATCACGACCTGAGCAAGGTGTCATTCCTCGGCCACGACCTGTTTAACTCTTGGGGCAAACTGCGCAAATCCGGCCCGTACGACCTGATCATCATCGACCCGCCCTCCTTCCAGCGCGGCAGCTTTGTCCTCAGCAAGGACTACCCCAAAGTCCTGCGCCGCCTGCCCGAATTGCTCAGTGAAAACGGAACTGTCCTGGCCTGCAGCAACGACCCGGAAATCGGCCCGGAATATCTGATCAACGCAATGAACGAACAGGCCCCACAACTCAAGTTTATCGAGCGCTTGGAGAACCCACCGGAGTTCCCGGATAGCAATCCGGATAGTGCGTTGAAGGCGTTGGTTTTTAGACGAGGGAGGAGTAGTTAG
- a CDS encoding DUF484 family protein, whose amino-acid sequence MTDTQDAPQVLDSETVAAYLRLHPEFFIDHDELIPDLRIPHQRGDTVSLVERQVKLLRDRNIEMRHRLSQLMDVARDNDRLFEKTRRLILDLLDANSLEEVVSCVEDSLRREFQVPFVGLILFSDAPLPVGRSVTSAEAQQAIGGLLSGGKTICGGLREHELNFLFGEEDGSQIGSAAVVAINHQGNHGVLAIGSADPQHYKSSIGTLFLGYIAEVLARVVPSHATPLRSVR is encoded by the coding sequence ATGACCGATACACAGGACGCCCCACAGGTACTGGATTCCGAGACCGTCGCAGCCTATCTGCGCCTGCACCCGGAGTTCTTTATCGACCACGACGAGTTGATCCCTGATCTGCGTATTCCACACCAACGTGGCGATACCGTGTCGCTGGTGGAGCGTCAGGTCAAACTGCTGCGCGACCGCAACATCGAGATGCGCCACCGCCTTTCGCAACTGATGGACGTTGCCCGTGACAACGACCGCCTGTTTGAAAAGACCCGCCGCCTGATCCTAGATCTGCTGGACGCCAACAGCCTGGAAGAAGTCGTCAGTTGCGTTGAAGACAGCCTGCGCCGTGAGTTTCAGGTGCCCTTTGTCGGCCTCATCCTGTTCAGCGACGCGCCCTTACCGGTCGGCCGTTCGGTTACCAGCGCCGAGGCTCAACAAGCCATCGGCGGCCTGCTCAGCGGCGGCAAAACCATCTGCGGCGGCCTGCGCGAGCATGAGCTGAACTTCCTCTTCGGTGAGGAAGACGGCAGCCAGATCGGCTCAGCGGCTGTAGTCGCGATTAACCATCAGGGCAACCACGGTGTACTGGCCATTGGCAGTGCCGACCCGCAGCATTACAAAAGCTCAATTGGCACCCTGTTCCTCGGCTATATCGCCGAAGTCCTGGCCCGCGTTGTGCCCAGCCACGCGACACCGCTACGTTCGGTACGCTGA
- the xerC gene encoding tyrosine recombinase XerC: MQDLLDAYLEHLRSERQLSPHSLSGYNQDLSKVLSFCQTEHMQHWRELDSAQLRRLIGRLHMQGQSSRSLARLLSATRGLYRYLIREGHCESDPASGLTPPKGERRLPRTLDTDRTAQLLDGALEDDFIALRDQAMLELFYSSGLRLSELVNLNLDDLDLPSGLVRVLGKGNKTRELPVGSKARKALENWLPLRAMARPADGAVFISQQGRRIGPRAVQLRVRQAGVRELGQHVHPHMLRHSFASHMLESSQDLRAVQELLGHADIATTQVYTHLDFQHLAAVYDQAHPRAKRKDSSE; this comes from the coding sequence ATGCAAGACCTACTGGATGCCTACCTCGAACACCTGCGCAGTGAGCGCCAGCTCTCTCCCCATAGCCTGAGCGGCTATAACCAGGACCTGAGCAAAGTCCTGAGCTTTTGTCAGACCGAACACATGCAGCACTGGCGTGAGCTGGACAGCGCTCAGCTGCGCCGCCTGATCGGCCGCCTGCACATGCAGGGGCAATCCAGCCGCAGCCTGGCCCGCCTGCTCTCGGCAACACGCGGCTTGTACCGCTACCTGATTCGCGAAGGCCATTGCGAAAGCGATCCAGCCAGCGGCCTGACACCACCAAAAGGCGAACGGCGCCTGCCCAGAACGCTGGACACCGATCGCACCGCACAACTGCTGGATGGTGCGCTGGAAGACGACTTCATCGCCCTGCGTGATCAGGCCATGCTGGAACTGTTCTACTCCTCCGGCCTGCGCCTGTCGGAGCTGGTTAACCTCAACCTCGACGATTTGGACCTGCCCTCAGGTCTGGTGCGCGTGCTCGGTAAAGGCAACAAAACCCGAGAACTGCCGGTGGGCAGCAAAGCCCGTAAAGCCTTGGAGAACTGGCTGCCTCTGCGAGCCATGGCCCGACCTGCTGACGGTGCTGTATTTATCAGCCAACAGGGCCGACGCATTGGCCCTCGCGCCGTACAGTTACGGGTACGTCAGGCTGGAGTGCGCGAACTGGGGCAACACGTGCACCCTCACATGCTGCGACACAGTTTCGCCAGCCATATGCTGGAGTCGTCCCAAGACCTACGTGCCGTGCAAGAACTCCTTGGCCATGCCGACATTGCCACGACTCAGGTTTATACCCACTTGGACTTCCAACACCTGGCAGCGGTTTACGATCAAGCTCACCCAAGGGCTAAACGCAAGGACAGCAGCGAATGA